Proteins from one Bacillota bacterium genomic window:
- a CDS encoding LapA family protein: MSWAWLLWSVAAVLLALFAGQNTDLVVIRFLGWEVRTYQALVIVGAAAAGVVLTALSALPQRVRAYLRSSDLQSQVRKLGEEKQALD; encoded by the coding sequence GTGAGCTGGGCCTGGCTGTTGTGGTCTGTGGCCGCTGTCCTGCTTGCCCTGTTTGCGGGCCAGAACACAGACCTGGTGGTCATCCGTTTTCTGGGTTGGGAGGTCCGTACCTACCAGGCCCTGGTCATAGTGGGCGCCGCCGCGGCAGGAGTCGTGCTCACCGCTCTCAGTGCACTCCCCCAGCGGGTGCGGGCGTACCTGCGAAGCTCCGACCTGCAGTCCCAGGTGCGCAAGCTCGGGGAGGAAAAGCAAGCCCTGGACG